In Sphingomonas sp. KC8, the sequence TGCAAGGTTTGAGCCTCAACACCATAAAGCGAGAGATAGTCTCCAACCTCCGCAAGGCGGTCGGACGACACATCTTCTCCGACCCCCGCAAGAACGATCCTGGTGGCGTGTTGAAGCATCGGAACGGCTGCGCGAAGCGCACATCGAGACTCCCGGCTATCCCTCCAGCAGATCAATATGTTCTTGAAGGATGTCGTCGGTGCTTCCGGCCCGAGCCTCAAAACCGGGGAGCCGGAACGGGCCGCCACTTCCAGCGCATCGGCATGTGCGAAGTCCGACGTGGGCGCCGTGCTCATGACCACTAGGTCCGCAAGCAACGCATGGTCCAGAATCGCAGCGCTTGGATGGGCGATGCTATCGCACCATTGAGTATCGACCGTCTTTCCCCGCGCAAGGCGGTCGAAAGCAGAGGAGACGCGCGCAATCCCACTTCGCAGTTCGCGCTCCTGGGCGAGCGAGCTGAAGGGGCTATGAGCAATCGCGTCGGCAAAGGAAACGCCATCGGGCCAAGCCGAACAGACAGCGGTGAGCGAACTGCCGAATTGAGCCGCGAAACCCAGTGCGGTCTCCAGGCGCCTCTCCACGTCGCTGTCCGGTGTAGCATCGACTGTAAGATTGGTCAGCGTCCTTGTATCTATCATGATCTCTCCAATCGGATACCTCCTATAGATTAAGCCGCTAGACGGTCCAATTCCTCCGCTTGCATCGGCGCATCTTGGCGCGGGGTCAGGAACCGCTCCAGCGCGGCCTTACGTGAACCGCGATCGAGCGCGTAATGCGTGTGCGACAGCTCGGCCCCGTTCAGCAGCGCATGGATGTATCCCGATACGGTATCCGCAGCCATGACGAGCGCCGCGTCGAGCGTATGGACATAGCGGCTTGTGATCGAGCCGGTAGCATGGCCGAGAAGCGCGGCGATGGTGATCTCGGTGAATCCGAGATCGTTCGCCATGCTGGCGAAGCTATGGCGCAGCACATGGGCGGTAATATCCGCCAGCTCCGTCCCGGCGAAGATCTTCTCCCAATGCCGGGGGAAGCTGCCGAACGGTCTGTCCGGGTTCCGCTCGCCGGGAAACACATAGAGGCTGTCACCGTCCATGTTCCGCTCGTCGAAATACTCGACGATGGGTAGGCCCATCGGACGAACGGACTGGCCTTCTTTCGTGTCCTCGAACCGGAAGGCGCTTCCAACCGTGTCGATCTCTGATTTCTGAACCGCGATGATCTCGCCGCGACGGCAGCCCGACATGGCGATCAGCCGGATGATCTCGACAGTGCGGGTATAGCGTTCGTCCTCGGCCGCTTTGGCGAGGATGCGGCCAAGGGTCCGATACTCATCCTCGTTCAGCCGGCGCTTCCGCACCGCGTCCTTCGGCTTGCGGACACCGTGCGCGGGATTGACCTCGATGATGCCCAGCTCGTCCCGCGCATAGGTGAAGATGCCGCCGAGCAGCCCGACCGTGCGGCTTGCAGCGCCGATGCCACCGCGAACAACCGACCGGCCGCGTAGCTTCTTCGTCTTCTCACTCATGCGCGTCTTACCGGCCATGATGTCCTTCATCATCGCCGTCACGTCGGCCTTGGTGACGTGGGTGACTTGCTTCTTGCCGAGGAGCGGGATGATGTGACGGTTGATCCGGCCGAGATCGGTGATCTTGGTGCTGGCCTTTTTGGGCCGGCCACCCTTGCCGAGAATGCGGCCCTCTTCGAGTTCCTTGATGTATAGCTCGCACAGCCCCTTGACCGAGATGGCCTTGCGAGTGCTGTTCCGTTCTTCGAGCGGATCGTTCCCCTTTGCCACTTCGGCGAGGGCCTGGATCGCCAGCGTGCGGGCCTGCTCGGCGGTGATCTGACCGTGCCGGCCCAGCTTCATCCGGCGCCGCACATTGTTGGCGTTCCGGTAATCGACAAAATAGGTCCGAGTGCCGGAGGGCAGCACGAAGACGCCGAAGCCCTTCAGCTCACCGCACCAAACGGTGTATTGACGGTCGCGTGGCTCGGCCTTGTCCACGACGGTTTTCGTAAGTTTCGACATAAGCACCTCGCTAGAGCGGGCTCGAAAAACTCACCAAAAACTCACCACGGGATCGAAAACTGTGGGTGTCGTTGGCGTAGCTCAGCGAACTTCAAGAGTCAATAAAATACTGTATTTACAGTAGTTTAGCGCGGTCTAGCGTTGGGTTGAAAAGCCTGGCGTAGCGTTGTAATTCTAGCTCCGAAGGCAGAGGCCAGAGGTTCGAATCCTCTCGGGTGCGCCAAACATCCATTCATTCTCTGATAGGCAATGCGAAGCGCTCGATGCCGACGTCTCGCTGCGACCAAGCAGCGCCCCAGTTGCAGTGAGCTTCGCCCCGGCTGACGGCTCCGAAGGCTGACCGAACGGCCGGTTTCAGGCCTTCGGAAATCAAGCGTGGAACGACCGCCCTGTCGGCAGCTCCCTTCGGCCAGACGAACACCATCGTCGCGCGATCGGCCTTAGTTTATTGTTCGGATCGACAGGGTGTTCAGGATCGCTTCGTGCTGGTCCCGGCTGACGACGAGGTTGTCGTAGGATTGGAGCACGCCCACGTCGAACCCCTCGATCTCAGCATGGGCGATCGCGGCCTCGTTCAAAATGGCGTCGTTGAACCGGGCGTTGGTGAGGGTCGCGTTCTGGAAGCTGGCCCCGGTCAGGCGGCTATGGGAGAAATCCGCGTCGCGCAGATCGCAATGCTCGAATTTGCTTTCTTCCCAATCGCCATTGCGAAGGACCGCATCCCGCATCTTTGTCCTTGAACAGCGAATGCCACCGATCACGGTACGCGAGGCAATGCGGCGGTGCACTGCGAGGTCGAGGTGCAGAGCCACGGCGCTACACTCCGTCAACGTCAGAAGAAATCCCTTGCTCTTCATGATCTTATTTGAACCGAGATTGCACTTCAGGAATCGGGTCTCCGATAGATCGCAGAACTGCCATTCGGACCCGCTATCACCCGCCTCGTCGTAAAAGGTGCAGGCCTTGAACTCAGCGTCACGAAAGGAACAGTGGGTGAAGCGGCAGTTGATGAACTGCGAATCCCCGAACCGGCTCGATTCAAACGTGCAATTGCGAAACGTACAGCCGTTGAACCGCACCTCGTAAAACGGGAAGGCGGTCATATCCTCTCCTTCGAAACTCTGGCCGTCAATGACAGACGAGAGTTGCGCGGCGTCTTCCAGCGTCATTCTGGCAGCGCCGGGTTGAGCGAAGCATTCATGGAATGGCCTGTTGCGACGGGGAAAAACCGCACGCTACGCGAAACGCGCTCGCATGGAAAATGGCGGGAACGGCGATGGACGATCTGCCTGGCAGTCCGCACTTTGCCGCCTTCGCCAGTTGAACCGGGCAAGACATCGCTGCGGGAAACCCGCTTTCTTTACGTGCTTAATTTGTTCCGAACGGCGCACACTCGCATCGCTGCGCGCCGACGATCTTGACCGGCAATTTTGCCGGGCCTTGAAGAGGGGCCGGTTGCAGGAGAAATAGGATGGATGGTCGTGTTGCGCTGGTGACGGGGGCCAATAAGGGTATCGGTTTCGCAACCGCCCAGGCACTGCTGAAGTTGGGGATGATCGTATATGTCGGCAGCCGCGATGTCGAGCGCGGACGTATCGCTGTTGATACGCTCAGTTCCGATGGAACGGCCCACCTTGCGCTGCTCGATATGGCAGACGAAAACAGCATGCTTGCCACCCTTGCCGCGATCGATGCGGCTCATGGCCGACTGGATGTGCTGGTGAACAACGCCGGTATCGCCCTCGATGGCGCCAGTGCCGTCGATGCGGTCCCTGATGTCATACGACGCACGTTGGATACCAATGTTCATGCGCCAGCGCGCTTGATCCAACTCGCGGCGCCGCTGCTGCGCAAGTCATCCGCTGGGCGCGTGGTCAATGTATCGAGCGGGGTTGGCAGCCTTGCCTTCATC encodes:
- a CDS encoding tyrosine-type recombinase/integrase; translated protein: MSKLTKTVVDKAEPRDRQYTVWCGELKGFGVFVLPSGTRTYFVDYRNANNVRRRMKLGRHGQITAEQARTLAIQALAEVAKGNDPLEERNSTRKAISVKGLCELYIKELEEGRILGKGGRPKKASTKITDLGRINRHIIPLLGKKQVTHVTKADVTAMMKDIMAGKTRMSEKTKKLRGRSVVRGGIGAASRTVGLLGGIFTYARDELGIIEVNPAHGVRKPKDAVRKRRLNEDEYRTLGRILAKAAEDERYTRTVEIIRLIAMSGCRRGEIIAVQKSEIDTVGSAFRFEDTKEGQSVRPMGLPIVEYFDERNMDGDSLYVFPGERNPDRPFGSFPRHWEKIFAGTELADITAHVLRHSFASMANDLGFTEITIAALLGHATGSITSRYVHTLDAALVMAADTVSGYIHALLNGAELSHTHYALDRGSRKAALERFLTPRQDAPMQAEELDRLAA
- a CDS encoding pentapeptide repeat-containing protein, whose amino-acid sequence is MTLEDAAQLSSVIDGQSFEGEDMTAFPFYEVRFNGCTFRNCTFESSRFGDSQFINCRFTHCSFRDAEFKACTFYDEAGDSGSEWQFCDLSETRFLKCNLGSNKIMKSKGFLLTLTECSAVALHLDLAVHRRIASRTVIGGIRCSRTKMRDAVLRNGDWEESKFEHCDLRDADFSHSRLTGASFQNATLTNARFNDAILNEAAIAHAEIEGFDVGVLQSYDNLVVSRDQHEAILNTLSIRTIN
- a CDS encoding universal stress protein gives rise to the protein MIDTRTLTNLTVDATPDSDVERRLETALGFAAQFGSSLTAVCSAWPDGVSFADAIAHSPFSSLAQERELRSGIARVSSAFDRLARGKTVDTQWCDSIAHPSAAILDHALLADLVVMSTAPTSDFAHADALEVAARSGSPVLRLGPEAPTTSFKNILICWRDSRESRCALRAAVPMLQHATRIVLAGVGEDVSSDRLAEVGDYLSLYGVEAQTLHLSGNKATPGTLLADLSRREDFHLVVAGARAHGLWKERIFGGVTRDFLAATDINWLLAN
- a CDS encoding SDR family NAD(P)-dependent oxidoreductase is translated as MDGRVALVTGANKGIGFATAQALLKLGMIVYVGSRDVERGRIAVDTLSSDGTAHLALLDMADENSMLATLAAIDAAHGRLDVLVNNAGIALDGASAVDAVPDVIRRTLDTNVHAPARLIQLAAPLLRKSSAGRVVNVSSGVGSLAFIADPHTPSMGKIYAYSLSKVALNGVTTLFADALRADRIKVNSASPGVVKTDLSHQMGRRLPTEGAEIIVRLATLDDDGPTGGFFDAAGPIAW